The Neoarius graeffei isolate fNeoGra1 chromosome 12, fNeoGra1.pri, whole genome shotgun sequence genome window below encodes:
- the mrps12 gene encoding 28S ribosomal protein S12, mitochondrial-like: MAFLGNLRPMLSSVLQASQCVFPWSRPLLTRTMATLNQMHRKGKPSPPPKKLGATFGRPQLKAVVLKTMIRKPKKPNSANRKCARVRLSNGKEAVVFIPGEGHNLQEHNVVLVQGGRTQDLPGVKLTVVRGKYDCAHVVKKKQ, encoded by the exons ATGGCTTTTCTTGGGAATCTGAGGCCGATGCTGTCTTCAGTCTTGCAAG CTTCCCAATGTGTGTTCCCCTGGTCAAGACCTCTATTAACCAGGACCATGGCTACACTCAATCAGATGCATCGCAAAGGCAAACCATCCCCACCGCCCAAAAAGCTCGGTGCCACATTCGGTCGACCGCAGTTGAAGGCTGTAGTTCTGAAGACCATGATCAGGAAGCCTAAAAAGCCCAACTCGGCCAACCGCAAATGTGCACGGGTTCGTCTCTCCAATGGGAAAGAGGCAGTGGTGTTTATCCCTGGTGAAGGACACAATCTCCAGGAGCACAATGTTGTGTTGGTGCAAGGAGGTAGGACGCAGGATTTGCCAGGCGTCAAGCTCACAGTAGTCAGGGGTAAATATGACTGTGCCCATGTCGTGAAGAAGAAACAGTAA